In Carassius gibelio isolate Cgi1373 ecotype wild population from Czech Republic chromosome B19, carGib1.2-hapl.c, whole genome shotgun sequence, one DNA window encodes the following:
- the LOC127979664 gene encoding collagen alpha-2(XI) chain-like isoform X1 — protein sequence MDIRKKRRPWCMETSFLLLLCLTLSQADPIDVLRVLQLPSLPEGVQKVPGFCASRRSSTPDHAYRITKKAQITAPTKQLFSGRFPENFSIMTLVKAKAGLQAFLLSIYNEQGVQQLGLELGRSPIFLYEDQNRKPAPEDYPLFKGVNLADGKWHRIAISVQKKNITLILDCKNRITKTLARSNKPVLDTKGITVFGARLLDEEVFQGEIQQLLIASNPQAAFDFCEHYSPDCDSPLPKVQSQDPNSYDVDPAYSEADHTPTETDYYYAVEEEASPQPESDLTGYEETINKVDETVGAEEVDATKTGGEGVSQTPDEPFTEEYITSDFGTKEYDYSYRDYNEPIIERKTEDTFGPALSAVTDEGGASVRAQKGEKGEPAVLEPGMLIEGPPGPEGPAGLPGSAGPQGPPGSVGDPGERGPSGKAGLPGADGLPGPPGTSVMLPFRFGQSAGEKGPIASAQEAQAQAILSQARLAMKGPPGPMGYTGRPGPTGTPGSPGLRGESGDPGPQGPRGPQGLSGPPGKSGRRGRAGADGARGMPGEPGIKGDRGFDGLPGLPGDKGYRGQTGGMGPIGPPGEDGERGDDGDIGPRGLPGEPGPRGLLGPKGPSGLPGPPGVRGNDGPHGPKGNLGPQGEPGPPGQQGAPGTQGMAGPQGALGPPGEKGPTGKPGLPGMPGADGPPGHPGKEGPAGTKGNQGPNGPQGSIGYPGPRGIKGAQGIRGLKGHKGEKGEDGFPGIKGDFGVKGERGEVGVPGPRGEDGPEGPKGRVGPPGELGPIGLLGEKGKLGVPGLPGYPGRQGIKGSLGFPGFPGANGEKGARGLTGKLGPRGQRGPTGPRGQRGPRGSTGKTGAKGGSGSDGPSGPPGERGLTGPQGPNGFPGPKGPPGPPGKDGLPGHPGQRGEVGFQGKTGPPGPPGVVGPQGPSGETGPMGERGHSGPPGPPGEQGLSGPSGKEGTKGDPGPPGGPGKDGPPGLRGFPGERGLPGTPGTGGLKGNEGPAGPPGPAGSPGERGAAGTAGTVGPPGRPGPQGPPGAAGEKGVPGEKGPIGPAGRDGIQGPVGLPGPAGPPGTAGEDGDKGEVGEPGQKGGKGSKGEHGPPGPPGPMGPVGQPGAAGADGETGARGQQGPFGAKGDEGTRGFPGPPGPIGLQGLPGPAGEKGETGDVGPLGPPGPPGPRGPAGPNGADGPQGPPGGLGNPGPIGEKGEPGESGPPGVGGEPGKMGPRGERGEKGEAGQPGTSGPPGGKGPHGDDGPKGNPGPVGFPGDPGPPGEVGPRGQDGAKGDRGEDGEQGEAGSPGPTGENGPPGPPGKRGPPGTRGPEGRQGEKGSKGDSGALGPPGKTGPVGPQGQPGKPGTEGLRGLPGTVGEQGAPGAAGQKGPPGPMGPPGLAGLRGDSGAKGEKGHPGMLGLIGPPGEQGEKGDRGMPGPQGSSGSKGETGMPGGTGPLGPAGPAGMPGPRGVKGAKGATGGGGPKGEKGVQGPPGPPGPPGDVIQPLPIQIPKKSKRSVDGSKMLSDSDAEAADATGTEFLTRNEGMEEVFGSLNSLRQEIESMRFPLGTQESPARTCQDLHLSQPDLKDGEFWIDPNQGCARDSFKVYCNFTAGGETCLYPSKAVENVKMNTWPKEKPGSWFSQFAQGSKFSYVDWSGEPVGVVQLGFLRLLSVQARQNLTFHCQRSVAWADLTADGGYERALHFQGANDEELSYETSPYIKALVDGCSYRKGLDRTVLEVNTPQVEQLPLLDIRISDFGEDNQKFGFEVGPVCFLG from the exons ATCCGATAGATGTTTTGCGGGTGCTGCAGTTGCCTTCGCTCCCTGAAGGTGTGCAGAAGGTCCCAGGTTTCTGCGCCTCTCGCCGGTCCAGCACTCCTGATCATGCCTACCGCATCACTAAGAAAGCCCAGATCACTGCCCCCACCAAACAACTGTTCTCTG GACGTTTTCCGGAGAACTTCTCCATCATGACTCTGGTAAAAGCCAAGGCTGGTCTTCAGGCCTTCCTGCTGTCCATCTATAATGAGCAGGGTGTCCAGCAGCTCGGTCTAGAGTTGGGACGCTCGCCCATCTTCCTGTATGAAGACCAGAATCGCAAACCTGCCCCAGAGGACTACCCACTGTTCAAAGGGGTCAACCTGGCTGACGGCAA GTGGCACCGCATTGCCATTTCTGTGCAGAAGAAGAACATCACTCTGATCCTTGACTGCAAGAATCGTATTACAAAAACTCTGGCACGTAGCAACAAACCAGTCTTGGACACCAAGGGCATCACTGTGTTTGGAGCCCGTCTCCTGGATGAAGAGGTCTTCCAG GGTGAGATCCAGCAGCTGCTGATCGCATCCAATCCTCAGGCCGCTTTTGACTTCTGTGAGCACTACAGCCCCGACTGTGACTCCCCTCTGCCCAAAGTCCAGTCCCAGGACCCAAACAGCTAT GACGTAGATCCTGCTTACTCAGAGGCTGACCACACCCCCACAGAGACCGATTATTATTACGCAGTAGAAGAAGAGGCGAGCCCACAGCCAGAGAGTGATCTGACTGGATATGAAGAAACCATTAACAAG GTGGACGAGACTGTTGGCGCTGAGGAAGTAGATGCAACCAAGACAGGTGGTGAAGGGGTGTCTCAAACACCAGACGAACCTTTCACTGAGGAGTACATTACAAGCGACTTTGGAACAAAGGAGTATGACTATTCCTACAGAGACTACAATGAGCCCATCATCGAAAGAAAGACGGAAGATACCTTTGGCCCTGCTCTGTCTGCTGTGACAGATGAGGGAGGT GCCTCCGTGCGAGCCCAGAAGGGAGAGAAGGGAGAGCCTGCTGTCCTTGAACCT GGCATGTTGATTGAAGGACCACCTGGACCAGAAGGACCAGCA GGTCTCCCTGGCTCCGCTGGCCCCCAGGGACCCCCTGGTTCTGTTGGTGATCCTGGTGAGAGG GGTCCTTCAGGTAAAGCTGGTCTACCTGGAGCGGACGGGCTCCCAGGACCTCCTGGAACTTCTGTCATGCTTCCT TTCCGTTTCGGACAGAGTGCTGGTGAAAAAGGGCCCATTGCCTCGGCACAGGAGGCCCAAGCTCAAGCCATCCTGTCTCAGGCTCGG TTGGCTATGAAAGGCCCACCGGGGCCAATGGGTTATACCGGCCGTCCCGGACCTACG GGAACACCTGGAAGTCCTGGTTTAAGGGGAGAAAGCGGGGACCCTGGTCCTCAG GGCCCCAGAGGTCCTCAAGGATTGTCTGGTCCTCCTGGTAAATCTGGTCGGAGG GGTCGGGCAGGTGCTGATGGAGCCAGAGGGATGCCTGGAGAGCCTGGAATTAAG GGCGACCGTGGCTTTGATGGCCTTCCTGGTTTGCCTGGTGACAAGGGTTATCGT ggtCAAACTGGAGGAATGGGACCCATAGGACCCCCTGGAGAGGACGGAGAAAGG GGAGACGATGGAGACATTGGACCTAGAGGTCTTCCCGGCGAACCG GGGCCCCGTGGGTTGCTGGGGCCTAAAGGGCCTTCTGGTCTTCCTGGACCTCCT GGTGTTCGTGGAAATGATGGTCCACATGGTCCAAAAGGAAACTTG GGGCCTCAAGGAGAGCCTGGTCCTCCAGGACAGCAGGGGGCTCCAGGAACACAG GGAATGGCGGGTCCACAGGGTGCTCTGGGACCACCAGGAGAAAAG GGGCCCACAGGAAAACCAGGTCTGCCAGGAATGCCCGGAGCTGACGGTCCTCCA GGTCATCCCGGAAAGGAAGGCCCCGCTGGGACCAAAGGAAATCAG GGTCCTAATGGTCCTCAGGGGTCTATTGGCTATCCTGGCCCTCGGGGAATTAAG GGAGCTCAAGGTATCCGTGGACTGAAGGGCCATAAGGGAGAGAAG GGAGAGGACGGATTCCCTGGAATCAAAGGAGACTTTGGTGTAAAGGGAGAGAGG GGAGAGGTGGGAGTGCCTGGCCCAAGAGGAGAGGACGGTCCCGAGGGGCCGAAGGGTCGTGTCGGTCCCCCTGGTGAACTTGGTCCTATTGGCCTGCTGGGAGAGAAG GGTAAACTTGGTGTGCCTGGGCTGCCTGGATATCCCGGAAGACAAGGAATTAAG GGCTCCCTGGGTTTCCCAGGATTCCCTGGTGCTAATGGCGAGAAAGGCGCGAGG GGTTTGACTGGAAAACTTGGACCAAGAGGACAGAGAGGGCCGACA gGTCCCAGAGGCCAGAGAGGACCCCGTGGGTCAACAGGAAAAACAGGTGCTAAG GGTGGATCTGGCAGTGACGGGCCCTCTGGACCCCCTGGAGAGAGA GGACTAACTGGACCTCAAGGTCCAAATGGATTCCCTGGGCCGAAGGGACCTCCT GGACCTCCAGGGAAAGATGGACTGCCTGGACACCCTGGACAAAGAGGCGAAGTT GGTTTCCAAGGCAAAACTGGACCACCTGGGCCACCAGGAGTTGTTGGACCACAG GGTCCCTCTGGTGAGACTGGACCGATGGGAGAGCGTGGTCACTCGGGACCCCCAGGACCACCCGGGGAGCAAGGTCTTTCTGGGCCTTCTGGTAAAGAGGGAACCAAAGGAGATCCCGGTCCCCCTGGCGGCCCCGGTAAAGACGGACCCCCTGGACTGAGAGGATTCCCAGGAGAGAGAGGACTTCCAGGAACCCCG GGCACTGGAGGACTGAAAGGAAATGAAGGCCCTGCTGGACCACCCGGACCTGCT GGATCACCTGGAGAGAGAGGAGCAGCTGGCACTGCAGGTACTGTGGGCCCCCCTGGACGACCCGGACCTCAGGGGCCCCCTGGAGCTGCAGGAGAGAAGGGCGTGCCA GGAGAGAAAGGTCCTATTGGTCCAGCTGGCCGCGACGGCATCCAAGGCCCAGTCGGTCTcccaggccctgctggacctcCAGGTACTGCTGGAGAGGATGGAGACAAG GGTGAGGTTGGAGAACCAGGACAAAAGGGCGGTAAAGGATCCAAGGGAGAACAT GGTCCTCCTGGTCCTCCTGGGCCAATGGGTCCCGTTGGACAGCCTGGTGCAGCT GGTGCTGATGGGGAGACAGGTGCGAGGGGTCAACAGGGACCATTTGGTGCTAAGGGAGATGAAGGGACAAGAGGGTTCCCAGGTCCTCCAGGCCCCATCGGACTGCAG GGTTTGCCAGGCCCAGCTGGAGAAAAAGGAGAGACGGGAGATGTTGGTCCATTG GGTCCTCCTGGTCCTCCAGGTCCACGTGGTCCAGCTGGTCCTAATGGTGCTGAT GGTCCTCAAGGTCCTCCAGGAGGTTTGGGTAATCCAGGTCCCATCGGAGAGAAG GGTGAGCCTGGGGAATCCGGACCACCTGGAGTCGGCGGAGAGCCAGGAAAAATG GGTCCGAGAGGAGAGCGTGGAGAGAAGGGAGAGGCTGGGCAGCCGGGCACATCTGGTCCTCCTGGTGGAAAAGGACCCCATGGAGATGACGGACCCAAAGGAAACCCT GGTCCTGTTGGTTTCCCTGGTGATCCCGGACCCCCTGGTGAAGTCGGACCACGA GGCCAAGATGGTGCAAAGGGAGACAGAGGAGAGGATGGAGAACAAGGAGAAGCT GGTTCACCTGGACCAACTGGTGAGAACGGACCACCCGGACCTCCAGGAAAGAGA GGTCCTCCAGGAACAAGGGGACCGGAGGGTCGTCAGGGAGAGAAGGGAAGCAAG GGGGATTCAGGTGCCCTTGGCCCTCCAGGAAAGACTGGTCCTGTGGGGCCACAGGGTCAACCAGGAAAACCAGGAACTGAGGGTCTAAGAGGGTTGCCTGGAACAGTG GGTGAGCAAGGTGCTCCAGGTGCTGCTGGCCAGAAGGGTCCTCCTGGACCGATG GGTCCTCCAGGTTTGGCAGGTCTTCGTGGTGACTCCGGTGCTAAGGGTGAGAAGGGACATCCAGGTATGCTTGGTCTGATCGGGCCTCCGGGAGAACAAGGAGAGAAGGGAGACCGAGGCATGCCGGGTCCTCAGGGATCTTCAGGATCCAAGGGAGAAACG GGTATGCCTGGAGGAACGGGTCCTCTTGGTCCTGCAGGTCCTGCTGGTATGCCT GGTCCGAGGGGTGTCAAAGGAGCTAAAGGTGCCACT GGCGGAGGTGGTCCTAAAGGAGAAAAGGGTGTTCAAGGACCACCAGGACCACCT GGACCCCCTGGCGATGTCATCCAGCCGCTGCCCATTCAGATCCCTAAGAAGTCCAAGCGCTCCGTCGACGGCAGTAAGATGCTCTCTGACAGTGACGCTGAGGCTGCCGACGCCACGGGCACAGAGTTCCTGACCCGTAACGAAGGCATGGAGGAGGTCTTCGGCTCACTCAACTCTCTGCGGCAGGAGATCGAGAGCATGCGCTTCCCGCTGGGGACACAGGAAAGCCCCGCCCGCACCTGCCAGGACCTCCACCTCAGCCAACCAGATCTGAAAGATG GCGAGTTCTGGATTGATCCGAATCAAGGCTGTGCTCGAGACTCGTTCAAGGTTTACTGTAACTTCACCGCTGGAGGAGAGACATGCCTGTATCCCAGCAAAGCTGTGGAAAAT GTAAAGATGAACACTTGGCCAAAGGAGAAGCCTGGGTCCTGGTTTAGTCAGTTTGCACAAGGCAGCAAG TTTTCATATGTTGACTGGAGTGGAGAGCCCGTGGGTGTTGTCCAGCTGGGATTCCTGCGGTTGCTCAGTGTTCAAGCTCGTCAGAACCTGACCTTCCACTGCCAGCGGTCAGTGGCCTGGGCCGACCTCACTGCTGACGGCGGATACGAGAGGGCACTACACTTCCAGGGTGCTAATGATGAAGAGCTCAGCTACGAGACCAGCCCCTACATCAAAGCCCTCGTCGACGGCTGCTCT TATCGTAAAGGCTTGGACAGGACAGTGCTGGAGGTGAACACACCTCAGGTGGAGCAGCTCCCCCTGCTGGACATCAGGATCTCAGACTTTGGGGAGGACAATCAGAAATTTGGTTTTGAAGTGGGACCTGTCTGTTTCCTgggataa